GCGGCGACGCGCTCGTGCTCGACGAGCCCACGACGTTCCTCGACATCGCGCACGAGATGGCGATGTTCGAATTGTTCTCGCGCCTCGCCCGCGAAGGCATGGCCATTCTGCTCGTGAGCCACCAGCTCAACCTCGTGGCGCGGTTCGCCGACGCGATGGTGCTGCTCGACCGCGGCCGCGTCGCCGCCGCCGGTCCGCCTGCGGCGGTGATGCAGGCCGCGGTGCTCGAGCCGGTCTACGATTGGCCGCTCGTCGTCACGCACGACCCGGCGGTAGGCGCGCCGGCGCTCCTTCCCCTTCGCGGCCGCGCCCCGTGAGCGGCCGCCGCATTTCACGTTCGCCGAGGATTCCGTCCGTGCGATTCGCCCCATTGCTCGCGACCCCGCTGGCATGCGCCGCGCTGTCGTCCGTTAGTCACGCCCAACAGACCTCGCCGGACACGGCGGTCCTCGCCCCGGTGGTGGTGACCGCCACGCGCGTCGACGTGACCCCCGTCGCGCCGCTGGCGAGCACGACCGTCCTCACCGGCGCCGAGCTCCGCGCGCAAGGTATCTCGACGCTCGGCGATGCGCTCGCTTCCGTGCCCGGCGTGTTCGCGCCGCAGAGCGGCTCGTACGGCTCGCAGACGTCGCTCTTTCTGCGCGGCGGCGAGAGCGACTACACCGAGGTGCTTGTCGACGGCGTCCCGGTGAACGATCCCGGCGGCTTCCTCGACCTCGCCAACCTGACGACGGACAACATCGACCGGATCGAAATCGTGCGCGGCCCGACGAGCGTGCTCTACGGCTCCAACGCGGTCACGGGCGTCATCCAGATTTTCACGCGGTCGGGGCAGGGGCCCGACCGGTTCACGTTAGGCGTGGACGGCGGCACCTACGGGACGTCCAACGCGAGCGTGTCCTACGCCGGCGGCTCGGACAAGATCAGCGGCTCGGCCTCCGTCGCGCGGCACCGCACCGATGGGATTTACGCGTTCAACAGCCAGAGCCGCAACGACATCTACAGCGGCGCGCTCCGCCTGGCGCCCGACGCGGCAACGTCGCTGCAGCTCGTCCTCCGCGACGAGGACGCCGGCGCGCACATCCCGACCGATTTTTCCGGCGCCGTGGACGACAGCACCCAGTTCCACCTCGAGCGGCGGCTCCTGGCGTCGCTGGACGCGGATCGCCGCATCACCAACCGCCTAACGGCGCACGCCCTGTTCGCGGCCAGCGACGAGCACGAGCAGTCGGCGCAGATTCCCGACACGCCCGGCGCCGAATGCGATCTGTGCTACGATTCGCGCGCCGGCATCTACCGCCGCTCGGTGGACGGCCGCCTCGACTTCACCGCCGCGCCGTGGGCAGCGCTCGCCGCCGGCGCCACGGCCGAGCAGCAGCGCGCGCGCGAATCGGGCGCCGGCCCGCTGCAGCGCACGCTCCACGCCTACTACGCCCAAGCGTTAGGCAACGTCGGCAAGGCGTTTTCGTACACCGCCGGCGTGCGCGCCGACGACAACAGCCAGTTCGGCACGTTCACCACGTATCGTCTCGCCGCCGGCTACGTGCTCCTGCCCGGCACGAGCCTCCACGCCTCGATCGGCAACGCGTTCAAGGAGCCGACGTTCGATCAGACGTCGTCGACGCTGTCCTTCGCGCGCGGAAACCCCGACCTGAAGCCCGAGCGGGCGCAAAGCTGGGAAGCCGGTGTGGCGCAGGATGTCGCGCACGGCGCGCTCGCCATCTCGGCGACGTATTTCGCCCAACGCTTCCGCGACATCATCCAGTACGACGGCGCGCCGCCTGACACGTCGCTGCCCAACTATTTCAACCTCACGTCCGCGATCGCGGATGGCCTCGAGTTGAGCGCGCGCACGGCGTCATGGCGCGGGCTCTCGCTCGCGGGCACCTACACCTGGCAGCACACCCGCGTCACCGACGCCGGCATCAATGGTGGCCCCACCGCCGAGTTCGTCGACGGCCAGCGGCTCCAGCGCCGCCCGACCAATCTCGCCAGTGCGACACTGGCCTATCGTCCGTCGCCGCGCGCCGCGCTCTTCGCCACCGCCGGCTACGTGGGCAACCGCGTGGACGTCGACTTCTTGAACTCGGTGCGCGTCGAGGCGCCATCGTACACGCTC
Above is a window of Gemmatimonadaceae bacterium DNA encoding:
- a CDS encoding TonB-dependent receptor, which gives rise to MRFAPLLATPLACAALSSVSHAQQTSPDTAVLAPVVVTATRVDVTPVAPLASTTVLTGAELRAQGISTLGDALASVPGVFAPQSGSYGSQTSLFLRGGESDYTEVLVDGVPVNDPGGFLDLANLTTDNIDRIEIVRGPTSVLYGSNAVTGVIQIFTRSGQGPDRFTLGVDGGTYGTSNASVSYAGGSDKISGSASVARHRTDGIYAFNSQSRNDIYSGALRLAPDAATSLQLVLRDEDAGAHIPTDFSGAVDDSTQFHLERRLLASLDADRRITNRLTAHALFAASDEHEQSAQIPDTPGAECDLCYDSRAGIYRRSVDGRLDFTAAPWAALAAGATAEQQRARESGAGPLQRTLHAYYAQALGNVGKAFSYTAGVRADDNSQFGTFTTYRLAAGYVLLPGTSLHASIGNAFKEPTFDQTSSTLSFARGNPDLKPERAQSWEAGVAQDVAHGALAISATYFAQRFRDIIQYDGAPPDTSLPNYFNLTSAIADGLELSARTASWRGLSLAGTYTWQHTRVTDAGINGGPTAEFVDGQRLQRRPTNLASATLAYRPSPRAALFATAGYVGNRVDVDFLNSVRVEAPSYTLWNLAGELTIMDAHGATPGLTFTTRIANVFGTRYAPIFGFRAPGMALDVGFRLTAGHD